One Eubacteriales bacterium mix99 genomic window carries:
- a CDS encoding branched-chain amino acid ABC transporter permease, whose protein sequence is MGFFQTNLPYILAGISVGGQYALIAIGYTLVYGILRLINFAHGDIFMTAGFMMVYLSASLPLWLSIPLVILLTVLLGFLVERIAYKPLRKAPRMSIMISAIGVSYLIQNCAWYVTSGLAKQFPVIPWISDSVTVFSATTKVVTILTPVFTLGLVAALVLLIRHTKIGMAMRAVSRDFETSQLMGIKINSVISTTFIIGSFLAAVGSILYFTNYTTVTPTAGSMPGLKAFVAAVFGGIGSISGAVLGAFLIGICENIIKGLGWTTFSDAFTFALLIVILIARPTGLFGEKSMDKV, encoded by the coding sequence ATGGGATTTTTTCAAACCAATCTGCCTTATATCCTGGCCGGCATTTCCGTGGGAGGACAATATGCTCTGATTGCCATTGGGTATACCCTGGTATATGGAATACTCCGGCTGATCAATTTTGCCCATGGCGATATCTTCATGACTGCCGGGTTTATGATGGTTTATCTTTCTGCCAGCCTGCCACTTTGGCTGTCCATCCCTCTGGTCATTCTACTGACCGTACTGCTGGGCTTCCTGGTGGAGCGGATTGCCTACAAACCGCTCCGAAAAGCTCCGCGCATGTCAATTATGATCAGTGCCATCGGCGTTTCCTATCTGATTCAGAACTGCGCATGGTATGTGACCAGTGGTCTGGCAAAACAATTTCCTGTCATACCCTGGATCAGTGATTCCGTCACTGTTTTCTCCGCTACCACCAAAGTGGTGACCATCCTAACACCGGTGTTTACGCTGGGGCTGGTTGCGGCCCTGGTTCTGCTCATCCGCCATACCAAAATCGGAATGGCAATGCGGGCGGTATCCAGGGATTTTGAGACAAGTCAGCTTATGGGCATAAAGATCAATTCCGTTATCAGTACCACCTTTATTATTGGTTCCTTCCTGGCAGCCGTTGGGTCGATTCTATATTTTACCAACTATACCACCGTTACACCGACTGCCGGATCCATGCCAGGTCTGAAAGCTTTCGTTGCAGCCGTTTTCGGCGGAATCGGCAGCATATCCGGTGCAGTTCTGGGAGCCTTCCTGATCGGTATTTGTGAGAATATCATCAAGGGATTGGGCTGGACAACTTTTTCCGATGCTTTTACCTTTGCACTGCTTATTGTTATCCTTATCGCCAGACCCACTGGGCTTTTCGGCGAGAAATCCATGGACAAGGTTTAG
- a CDS encoding ABC transporter substrate-binding protein, with protein sequence MKKIIGMHLILSLVLLTAAGCSSTPTGKSGGGNVIRIGVYEPSSGDNGAGGKQEILGIEYANAVVNTVEIGGKPYKIQLEIVDNESSTDKGPSAASSLVSAKCSAAIGSYGSSVSIAASDVFRNAGIPVIGPSCTNPQVTLGNTHYFRVCYLDPFQGTVLANFAADNFQAKKAYILTKLGDDYSAGLGNYFKTAFTGMGGTVVEENFQEGNSDFTAYLATATNEGADVIFAPTSTEAASLIIGQAASQDIGIPLLAGDTWDSSVILDAAKGSGQKVFVSTFFDEGDDSAAGSRFVTDFKTWLSKNPAKRNNNGGNHIVAAVSALGYDAYMTAIEAVKTAGSADPTAVNDALWNVKYAGVTGDISFDKNGDAIREEAYIKQANNSDGTWKFVGIQGVN encoded by the coding sequence ATGAAAAAAATCATTGGAATGCACCTGATCCTCAGTCTTGTCCTTTTGACAGCTGCAGGATGCTCCTCCACTCCCACCGGAAAAAGTGGTGGTGGCAATGTGATCCGGATCGGTGTCTATGAGCCTTCGTCCGGTGACAACGGTGCCGGAGGGAAACAGGAGATCCTTGGGATCGAATACGCCAATGCCGTTGTCAACACCGTTGAAATCGGCGGCAAACCCTATAAGATCCAACTGGAAATCGTCGATAACGAATCGTCCACAGACAAGGGCCCTTCTGCAGCATCCTCACTGGTCAGTGCCAAGTGTTCCGCTGCCATCGGCTCCTATGGCTCCAGCGTATCCATTGCAGCCAGCGATGTATTCCGAAATGCCGGAATTCCCGTAATCGGTCCTTCCTGTACCAATCCCCAGGTTACGCTGGGAAATACCCATTACTTCCGGGTATGCTATCTTGACCCTTTTCAGGGTACGGTACTTGCCAACTTTGCTGCTGACAATTTTCAGGCAAAAAAGGCATATATCCTGACAAAACTCGGGGATGACTATTCCGCAGGTCTTGGAAATTACTTCAAGACTGCCTTTACCGGAATGGGCGGCACGGTTGTGGAGGAAAACTTTCAGGAGGGAAACAGCGATTTCACAGCATATTTGGCTACTGCCACCAACGAAGGAGCAGACGTCATCTTCGCACCGACATCCACAGAAGCAGCGTCCCTGATCATCGGCCAGGCAGCTTCCCAGGATATCGGCATTCCCCTGCTTGCGGGAGACACATGGGACAGTTCCGTTATCCTGGATGCCGCCAAAGGTTCGGGGCAGAAGGTTTTTGTGTCCACCTTTTTTGATGAAGGAGACGATTCCGCTGCCGGCTCCCGGTTCGTGACCGATTTCAAGACATGGCTGAGCAAAAATCCGGCCAAGCGCAACAACAATGGCGGCAATCATATCGTGGCAGCCGTTTCCGCACTGGGTTATGATGCTTATATGACTGCCATCGAAGCAGTCAAGACTGCCGGAAGTGCGGATCCGACAGCGGTCAACGATGCTTTATGGAATGTAAAATACGCCGGAGTAACCGGGGATATCTCCTTTGACAAAAATGGGGACGCCATTCGGGAGGAAGCCTACATCAAACAGGCAAACAATTCGGATGGTACCTGGAAGTTCGTCGGCATTCAGGGCGTGAATTAA
- a CDS encoding transposase → MNKSITQTTQDDKQNSSTVQRFFKRFHVASALKAANAYKEKGFSVARIFQYLFLLAFSNRSMYMNLLTGKNVPAFAKDTAYRFMRMAHINWMRFTTILSCRIIKDTVAPLTSDDRVNALVIDDSVFDRNRSKKVELLAKIYDHAKHVYLNGFRMLTLGWTDGNTFLPVNSVLLSSEKEKNRITEASQMDKRSVGYKRRKLSVTKGTEAMLELLKTAKAAAIPAKYVLFDSWFSSPKTLHAVKEIGYDVIGMVKKSSKMHFVYEGESLSLPDIYMRNKKRRGRSRYLLSVRVDVVKDGKVIPAKVVYVRNKRKRKEYLCLISTDLSLTEEEIIQVYGKRWDIEVFFKVCKSYLRLSKECRSLSYDAVTAHTAVVFARYMMLSIENRESQDERSLGELFLYFSDEMADITWIQAFHLLMDTFKEKLSDYLELSEKQISSLMDAFMKALPPTLLRSLKAA, encoded by the coding sequence ATGAATAAAAGTATAACACAAACCACCCAGGATGATAAGCAGAATTCATCAACTGTCCAAAGATTTTTCAAAAGATTTCATGTCGCGTCAGCATTAAAAGCAGCCAATGCATATAAGGAAAAAGGATTTTCTGTAGCCCGAATCTTCCAGTATCTGTTTTTGTTGGCTTTCTCCAATCGCTCCATGTACATGAATCTTTTGACAGGAAAGAATGTGCCTGCTTTTGCAAAGGATACTGCCTACCGGTTCATGAGAATGGCACATATAAACTGGATGCGCTTTACGACAATCCTTTCTTGCAGAATCATAAAGGATACGGTTGCTCCCCTTACAAGCGATGATCGGGTCAATGCATTGGTGATTGACGACTCCGTATTCGATCGTAATCGCTCCAAAAAGGTGGAGCTGCTTGCTAAGATATACGATCATGCAAAGCATGTCTATCTCAATGGATTTCGTATGCTCACATTGGGATGGACAGATGGAAACACCTTTCTGCCAGTGAACAGTGTTCTCCTGTCCTCTGAAAAAGAGAAAAATCGTATTACGGAGGCAAGCCAAATGGATAAACGTTCCGTTGGATACAAGCGCCGTAAACTTTCCGTGACAAAGGGAACGGAAGCAATGCTGGAGCTGTTGAAAACTGCAAAAGCAGCGGCTATTCCGGCGAAGTATGTTCTTTTTGACAGCTGGTTTTCTTCCCCGAAAACTCTTCATGCCGTAAAGGAAATTGGCTATGATGTAATTGGCATGGTGAAGAAATCCTCTAAAATGCACTTTGTCTATGAAGGAGAAAGCTTATCACTACCCGATATTTACATGCGCAACAAAAAACGTCGCGGCAGGTCCCGGTACCTTCTTTCTGTCAGAGTGGATGTTGTTAAGGACGGGAAAGTTATCCCGGCTAAAGTCGTATATGTCCGCAACAAAAGAAAGAGGAAAGAGTACCTCTGCCTGATATCCACGGATCTGTCCCTGACGGAAGAAGAAATCATCCAGGTTTATGGAAAACGCTGGGATATCGAAGTCTTTTTTAAGGTCTGCAAAAGCTATTTACGATTAAGCAAAGAATGCAGATCTCTGTCATACGATGCAGTAACTGCTCATACGGCAGTTGTTTTCGCCCGATACATGATGCTCTCCATCGAAAACCGTGAATCACAGGATGAACGGTCTCTGGGTGAACTGTTTTTGTACTTCTCTGATGAAATGGCTGATATTACATGGATACAAGCATTTCATCTGCTTATGGACACATTCAAGGAAAAGCTATCCGATTATCTTGAATTATCCGAGAAGCAAATTTCTAGTTTAATGGATGCATTTATGAAAGCCCTTCCCCCAACATTGCTAAGAAGCCTAAAGGCCGCATAA
- a CDS encoding polysaccharide deacetylase family protein produces MKVRHNRRRKRMNGWKKALTFSYDDGVLQDRRMVALLNKYGMKATFNLNSELLGQENYLIREGVKVNHTKVAAKEVRGLYEGHEIAVHTLRHTNLSRITDTATIIRQVESDRENLSCLAGYPVVGMAYPGGGVNYTEKVAELIKNYTEIKYARTTICNYGFEKQRDLFQFKPSVYHVMEMEKMFDLGRKFLEMKPDSPQIFYIWGHSYELDIHDTWSEFERFLEMLSGNEDIFYGTNREVLLDSL; encoded by the coding sequence GTGAAAGTACGGCACAATAGAAGGAGAAAGAGAATGAATGGTTGGAAGAAAGCTTTAACGTTCAGTTATGATGATGGTGTGCTGCAGGACAGGCGCATGGTAGCATTGTTGAATAAATACGGTATGAAGGCTACATTTAATCTTAATTCGGAACTCTTGGGTCAGGAAAATTACCTTATCAGGGAAGGCGTTAAGGTAAATCACACAAAGGTAGCGGCAAAGGAAGTGCGTGGGCTTTATGAAGGACATGAGATCGCAGTACATACCTTAAGACACACCAATTTATCCAGAATTACAGATACAGCAACGATTATTCGCCAGGTAGAGTCGGACAGAGAGAATTTAAGCTGTTTGGCCGGGTATCCTGTGGTGGGAATGGCATATCCGGGAGGCGGAGTAAATTATACAGAAAAGGTTGCTGAATTAATTAAAAATTATACGGAAATAAAATACGCCCGCACGACCATATGTAATTACGGATTTGAGAAGCAAAGGGATCTGTTTCAGTTTAAACCCTCGGTATATCACGTGATGGAGATGGAAAAAATGTTTGATCTTGGCAGAAAATTTCTGGAAATGAAGCCGGACAGCCCACAGATTTTTTATATTTGGGGCCATAGTTATGAACTGGACATTCATGACACCTGGAGCGAGTTTGAACGATTTCTGGAGATGCTCTCGGGAAATGAGGATATTTTTTATGGAACCAATAGGGAGGTATTATTGGATTCCCTATGA
- a CDS encoding GntR family transcriptional regulator, translating to MTKYEQIMNDIKSKIASHQYKENQVIPSEHQMCEEYGVSRITVRKAIDCLVNEGMLYRISRKGCFVRETADQKLSHIYSFTEAILNQGRTPSRKQLSLTKEPAGDQYAKLFSIDKKEYIYILKCLYFADGTPYCVNSSVLPENRFPKLEFFDFNSRSLYDVLKSFYDLNMSRATQNISAVRGNEEVCDFLHIDSAQPLLRINATSFCLDGGKEHAFERYEADILTDILDYYVEKYD from the coding sequence ATGACAAAATACGAACAGATCATGAATGACATTAAGTCAAAGATCGCGTCGCACCAGTATAAAGAAAATCAGGTTATTCCGTCCGAACACCAGATGTGTGAGGAGTACGGCGTAAGCCGGATCACCGTACGAAAAGCAATTGACTGTCTGGTAAACGAAGGCATGCTGTACCGCATCAGCCGTAAGGGCTGTTTCGTCCGGGAGACAGCGGACCAGAAACTTTCCCATATTTATAGCTTTACAGAAGCCATTCTCAACCAGGGCAGAACTCCTTCACGGAAGCAGCTCTCCCTCACAAAAGAGCCGGCGGGTGACCAATACGCAAAGCTTTTCAGCATTGATAAAAAAGAATATATTTACATTTTGAAATGCCTTTATTTTGCGGATGGCACTCCCTACTGCGTCAACAGTTCCGTGCTTCCCGAAAACCGTTTTCCGAAACTGGAGTTCTTTGACTTCAACAGCCGCTCTCTTTACGATGTGCTGAAGTCATTCTATGATCTGAATATGTCTCGCGCGACACAGAATATCTCCGCCGTCCGTGGAAATGAAGAGGTCTGTGACTTCCTCCACATAGACAGTGCACAGCCTCTCCTTCGTATCAATGCAACATCATTCTGTCTTGATGGCGGAAAGGAGCACGCATTTGAGAGATATGAGGCGGATATCCTGACAGATATACTGGATTACTATGTAGAAAAGTACGATTAA
- the pnuC gene encoding nicotinamide riboside transporter PnuC produces the protein MNKIRHYFDGWSWKEKTWLAFVLIFQTVAWVIDKESLFMLVMTLTSSLNLVLGAKGKVEGLYFAIINSALYAIQCFGIPLYGEIMYSLAYSIPVSIASIILWKKNTADGGEVKFRTMTKKGILLMTAVTIAGVFGYAAVLKAMGGGFAFMDSLTTVVAVVASFLYMKRYSEQWLMWVIVNVFSVVMWIMVFASGDKSALLIIIMKAINMINSTYGYFNWRKIAKEINAADA, from the coding sequence ATGAATAAGATCAGACATTATTTCGACGGTTGGAGTTGGAAAGAAAAAACATGGCTTGCGTTTGTTCTGATTTTCCAGACAGTAGCATGGGTAATTGACAAGGAATCCCTTTTCATGCTGGTCATGACGCTCACAAGTTCACTCAACCTTGTGCTCGGCGCAAAGGGCAAGGTAGAAGGCCTGTATTTTGCGATCATCAACAGTGCCCTCTATGCGATTCAGTGTTTCGGCATCCCGCTTTACGGTGAGATCATGTACAGCCTCGCATACAGCATCCCTGTCAGTATCGCTTCCATCATCCTCTGGAAGAAGAACACGGCTGACGGTGGTGAAGTCAAGTTCCGCACGATGACAAAGAAGGGCATTCTGCTCATGACCGCAGTTACGATTGCGGGTGTCTTCGGATATGCGGCAGTCCTGAAGGCAATGGGCGGCGGATTCGCATTCATGGATTCCCTGACGACAGTTGTCGCGGTGGTTGCAAGTTTCCTTTACATGAAACGCTACTCTGAGCAGTGGCTGATGTGGGTCATCGTCAATGTGTTCTCTGTCGTTATGTGGATCATGGTATTCGCATCTGGCGACAAGTCGGCTCTGCTGATCATCATCATGAAGGCTATCAACATGATCAACTCCACATACGGCTATTTCAACTGGAGAAAGATCGCGAAAGAGATCAATGCAGCAGATGCCTGA
- a CDS encoding PfkB family carbohydrate kinase, producing the protein MKTLVVGAAIVDQMMMIDRLPLSGEDIPCRETKTVIGGCAFNVASTMRNIGASHDLCVPVGTGMYADLIQKGLKENGYPVLLHTDTMDNGYCLSLVENTGERTFITVVGAEGHFEKEWLDRIDLSEYGQIYLAGYQVAGASGQILADWLRDSKTSARVFFAPGPVITTISSKIMNELLSLHPILHINEKEAKDFTQNEHIETALHILYERTGAPVIVTLGSKGTSYFDGSGTKIIPSEPARVVDTVGAGDSHIGAVMSGLALGKSLEESIAVANRVAGAIVATQGPTMTKEDFDRKQIICFTA; encoded by the coding sequence ATGAAAACACTTGTTGTCGGTGCTGCCATTGTCGATCAGATGATGATGATTGACCGTCTTCCCCTAAGCGGTGAGGACATCCCATGCCGTGAGACAAAAACCGTCATCGGCGGATGCGCCTTCAATGTTGCCAGTACAATGAGAAATATCGGCGCGTCCCATGACCTCTGCGTGCCAGTCGGAACCGGAATGTATGCAGATCTGATCCAGAAAGGCCTAAAGGAAAACGGCTATCCGGTCCTTCTCCACACGGATACAATGGACAACGGGTACTGCCTGAGTCTTGTCGAGAATACAGGTGAGAGAACCTTCATCACCGTTGTCGGCGCCGAAGGCCACTTTGAGAAAGAATGGCTGGACAGGATCGATCTCAGTGAATACGGACAGATCTACCTTGCAGGCTATCAGGTCGCCGGTGCATCCGGACAGATACTCGCCGACTGGCTTCGCGATTCGAAGACGAGCGCCAGAGTCTTCTTTGCACCGGGACCAGTCATCACAACAATTTCCTCGAAAATCATGAATGAACTTCTCTCCCTGCATCCGATCCTTCACATCAATGAAAAAGAAGCCAAAGATTTCACACAGAACGAACATATCGAGACGGCTCTGCACATCTTATATGAAAGAACCGGAGCTCCGGTCATCGTGACTCTCGGTTCAAAAGGAACTTCCTATTTCGACGGAAGCGGGACAAAAATCATTCCGTCTGAACCGGCCAGGGTCGTCGATACGGTTGGCGCAGGAGACAGCCATATAGGCGCAGTCATGAGCGGACTTGCCCTCGGTAAATCCCTGGAGGAATCCATTGCTGTTGCGAATCGTGTCGCCGGTGCCATCGTGGCAACACAGGGACCGACAATGACAAAAGAAGATTTTGATCGAAAACAGATTATCTGCTTTACAGCATGA
- a CDS encoding ADP-ribosylglycohydrolase family protein: MSNLDSAVLRDKVAGALYGQALGDAFGMPGELWGKKRARKFFGGLITELIDGPDENDVAFNYEKGQFTDDTGQALVLLDSVASANYEPDARDIAKRMLEWADRENAFENNILGPTTKLALADFREGRDASGTTDKALSNGSAMRIGPIGALLSPDKKEKLVDYVYGVTRATHTSDVTIAGAAMIAEGVASAIVNDDFGKVLDDILAVEPIGYDKGAETCSPRLAERVKLGVGFAHQYPGQDEEFLQKVYDVVGTGVPIIESVPAAITVAYYAQDPNRSAFLCANMGGDTDTIGAMATAICGAFTGAQAIKAGYRDLLNRQNDVNFDSYIDIIMKGRDILK; encoded by the coding sequence ATGAGTAATCTAGATTCAGCTGTACTTCGGGACAAGGTTGCAGGAGCTCTTTATGGACAGGCTCTCGGTGATGCGTTCGGCATGCCTGGCGAGCTTTGGGGAAAGAAACGTGCAAGAAAGTTCTTTGGTGGCCTGATCACAGAATTGATTGACGGCCCGGATGAGAACGATGTGGCTTTCAACTATGAGAAGGGCCAATTCACGGATGATACAGGTCAGGCCCTTGTCCTTCTTGACTCTGTTGCATCGGCAAATTATGAACCGGACGCAAGAGACATCGCGAAAAGGATGCTTGAGTGGGCTGACCGCGAAAACGCCTTTGAGAATAACATTCTTGGTCCAACCACAAAGCTCGCACTTGCCGACTTCCGTGAAGGACGTGATGCATCCGGAACAACGGACAAGGCGCTTTCCAATGGATCCGCTATGAGAATCGGACCAATCGGTGCATTGCTCTCCCCGGACAAAAAGGAAAAACTCGTCGATTATGTCTATGGTGTAACAAGAGCGACTCACACAAGTGATGTCACCATTGCCGGCGCCGCGATGATTGCAGAAGGTGTCGCATCCGCAATTGTCAACGATGACTTCGGGAAGGTGCTGGACGATATTCTCGCAGTGGAACCGATCGGTTACGACAAAGGAGCGGAGACCTGCAGCCCGCGTCTTGCGGAACGCGTTAAGCTCGGCGTAGGATTTGCTCATCAGTATCCGGGCCAGGACGAAGAATTTCTCCAGAAGGTCTACGATGTTGTCGGGACCGGCGTACCGATCATTGAATCGGTTCCTGCAGCTATCACCGTTGCTTACTATGCACAGGATCCGAACCGATCCGCCTTCCTCTGCGCCAACATGGGAGGCGACACAGATACGATCGGAGCGATGGCAACGGCGATCTGCGGAGCATTTACCGGCGCACAGGCCATCAAGGCCGGGTATCGTGATCTTCTCAACAGGCAGAACGACGTAAACTTTGACTCTTATATTGATATTATCATGAAAGGACGGGACATCCTAAAATGA
- a CDS encoding extracellular solute-binding protein, with amino-acid sequence MYRVRVDKETIRNHFHYDKWKYVLGIVLTIFSWSMLATVTKPQTPPEKKVDIYLVGGYMMEDAAKEYGDTVCMDFPGLREVNLFNIGIEGDMEYAGRQKLTVMLGSQSGDIYAFPKDEFKNMAKGGAFLPLDDYTDLTGRFTKEQLAGYTFSTEDDKTPRVYGVPASDIQSLSKSVFDTKDSVLAVTAYSKNSKKAVKVLEWMEDHKTEEQYQQRRKELLEEKEQQKQQKEQQKKKDR; translated from the coding sequence ATGTATCGTGTACGAGTCGATAAGGAAACCATAAGGAACCATTTTCATTATGACAAGTGGAAGTATGTGCTGGGAATTGTTCTGACCATTTTCTCCTGGAGTATGCTGGCCACGGTTACAAAACCACAGACACCGCCGGAGAAGAAAGTGGATATCTATCTGGTGGGCGGCTATATGATGGAGGATGCTGCAAAGGAATATGGCGATACCGTATGCATGGATTTTCCGGGCCTTCGTGAAGTGAATCTTTTCAACATTGGGATCGAAGGCGATATGGAATATGCCGGCAGGCAAAAGCTTACGGTGATGCTGGGCAGCCAAAGTGGCGATATTTATGCTTTCCCGAAGGATGAGTTTAAGAATATGGCCAAAGGCGGTGCCTTCCTGCCGCTGGACGATTACACGGATCTGACGGGGCGCTTTACCAAAGAGCAGCTGGCCGGGTACACCTTTTCCACGGAAGATGATAAAACGCCCCGAGTGTATGGGGTTCCGGCTTCGGACATCCAGTCGCTCAGTAAATCCGTTTTCGATACCAAAGATTCTGTTCTGGCTGTTACGGCCTATAGCAAGAACAGCAAAAAGGCAGTAAAAGTTCTGGAATGGATGGAAGACCATAAAACGGAGGAACAATATCAGCAGAGAAGAAAGGAGCTTCTGGAAGAAAAGGAGCAGCAGAAACAGCAAAAGGAGCAGCAGAAGAAAAAGGATCGTTAA
- a CDS encoding AarF/UbiB family protein produces the protein MSKRLPDGVVKELKKLQDSVPPFPFPQVRTLIESEFHDSLEHIYQEFDPEPIAAASVSQVHRATLFSGVQVAVKVQRPEIEDTIDLDLDIMKSMAHFIDHTKYGKLYDFNGMVEDFESAIKAELNFMEEGENADTFLHHFQRDEGITVPKVKWIYTTKRVLTMEYSDGLKISDLEELDRAGLDRRKIGERIATSICNQILRDGFFHADPHPGNIQVLPDGTVVFLDTGMVGRLDETRREMISRFFVGVTSKDSGMVVRSLVDMDVTVDQKDMKNFEKDVDTIVAKYLTMPMDKIRIDDLIREVFHTVYLNHIKIPHEFTLLAKTLATLQGVLEKLAPDLNAISITEPIAKKLVYQSFSLRKVKKQVRKEIWRFQGMLHEFPAVMQNILHRIGEQDFSVPIEIKGGDSLQKQLSRITNRISLSVIMLALSIVLAGILISFGLIAGNSGVTIPFALNILKTGLIVSVLFLLIIILFLIRSYR, from the coding sequence ATGTCGAAGCGTCTGCCGGATGGTGTTGTGAAGGAATTGAAAAAGCTTCAGGATTCGGTACCGCCGTTTCCGTTTCCGCAGGTCCGGACTTTGATCGAAAGCGAGTTTCACGACAGCCTGGAGCATATCTATCAGGAATTTGATCCGGAGCCAATCGCCGCGGCTTCTGTTTCCCAGGTCCATCGTGCAACGCTTTTTTCCGGAGTGCAGGTCGCCGTGAAAGTGCAAAGGCCGGAAATAGAGGATACCATCGACCTGGATCTGGATATTATGAAAAGCATGGCTCACTTTATTGATCATACCAAATATGGGAAACTCTATGATTTCAACGGCATGGTGGAAGATTTTGAAAGCGCCATAAAGGCAGAACTGAATTTCATGGAGGAAGGAGAAAACGCAGATACCTTTTTGCATCATTTCCAGCGGGATGAGGGCATAACGGTACCGAAGGTAAAGTGGATCTATACCACAAAACGTGTTCTTACCATGGAATATTCGGATGGTCTGAAAATAAGCGATCTGGAGGAATTGGATCGGGCGGGGCTGGACCGAAGGAAAATCGGGGAAAGGATTGCCACGTCCATATGCAATCAAATCCTTCGGGATGGCTTCTTTCATGCGGATCCCCATCCTGGCAACATACAAGTGTTGCCGGACGGGACAGTGGTTTTTCTCGATACCGGGATGGTGGGACGTCTGGATGAGACCCGCAGGGAGATGATCTCCAGATTCTTTGTCGGAGTTACCTCCAAAGACAGCGGAATGGTAGTTCGCTCTCTGGTGGACATGGATGTTACGGTGGACCAAAAGGATATGAAAAACTTCGAAAAGGATGTTGACACGATCGTTGCGAAATACCTGACCATGCCCATGGATAAAATCCGGATCGATGATTTGATCCGGGAAGTCTTTCATACGGTGTATTTGAATCATATCAAAATTCCACATGAATTCACCCTGCTGGCAAAGACGTTGGCGACCCTGCAGGGGGTGCTGGAAAAACTGGCCCCAGATCTCAATGCCATTTCCATTACAGAACCCATCGCCAAAAAGTTGGTTTATCAATCTTTCTCATTGCGAAAGGTGAAGAAGCAGGTTCGGAAGGAAATATGGAGATTCCAGGGGATGCTGCATGAATTCCCGGCTGTGATGCAAAACATTTTGCACAGAATCGGGGAGCAGGATTTTTCAGTTCCAATTGAAATAAAGGGTGGAGATTCGCTTCAGAAGCAACTGAGTCGGATCACGAACCGAATCTCCCTCAGTGTGATTATGCTGGCTCTCAGTATAGTTCTGGCAGGAATTCTGATCAGTTTTGGCCTTATTGCGGGGAACAGCGGCGTAACGATCCCCTTCGCCCTGAATATATTAAAGACAGGATTGATTGTATCCGTCCTGTTTCTTTTAATCATTATCCTGTTTTTAATCCGATCCTACCGGTGA